The DNA region GTCTCGCCGCTGCACTTGCTCCACCAGCTACTCCGCCTATTATAACAATTTTCTCGTCTTTCATACCCATACCCCCTAACGGTTTTATTATGTTAATAATATACCTATTAGTTTTTATTGTCAATAAATTATTGACAATACTATTATCTAATCGACTTTTCAATTAAATTCTGTAGTATCTCCGATCTGTTTTTACCATTCTGTGGATATATTACCGATGTAAAATCTATGTTATATCCATGCATATTTTCATTTCCCTTTATGTAATCTTTATATGCACTTTTGAGTTTTTTTTCTAATATCAATATTCCTTCTGAATCACAAAATGGGAATATACCAATTAAACTATGAGCCCCATATTGGACTCCTAAATCTGTATCCCAAAACTCATCCATAAGTTTTTTAAATACCGGTTGGGCTATTTTATAGTAAGACCACTCATCAATATATTCTTTTTTTATATGGTTTAATTGTATCATAAGAAATCCTACTGGATATTTTCCTTTGCTCGCTTTAATCAATTCGCCTTGTACATACTTATTAAAATTGATATTAATACCAGTTTTAACTTTCTCTTTCTTCTCTGTTTTTTTATCTAACTTAAGTAGTACCTTTTCATCAAAGTATTCTTCGTTAAATGGCTTTAATATGAAATCATCTGCTCCTGCTTGTATAGTCTGAATTACAACTTGCTTCTTATTAGAACTGCTCATAGCTATAACAGGTATGTGCCAATCAGTCTCTGGAAATTCCTTAAAATAATCTAAATTATCATAATAAACATCTGACACTTCAAATAATATAAGTCCAATTTTTTCATATTCGGTTTTTAATACGCTAAAACTATCATCTAAATGAGAAAAACATTCTACTTCAAACCCCAATTCACTCAGATGATTTTGTATAAATTTTCTAATTTGAGGATTTCTATCAATCACTATGACCTTTCCCATACCAGCACCTCCTACTCTTCTTTTACCCACAGACAAAAAAAAATAGCGCAAAGCGCCATTTTTTATTTCGTATCAAGAGGAGTTTCAAAGTAAACACTCGTGCTCGGAAACGCCATAGACAAGCTTTCTTTCTCAACTATATCCATTATAGCTAAGTTTATCTCTTCTCTGACTTCCATGTATTTTTGATACTCAGAAGTCTTCGCAAAATACATTATAAGTATATCTAAACTACTATCATTAAAACCTTCAAATTTTACCAATATTGTATCTCTATCAATTTCATTAACTGTATTTAGATATTCTTCAATCTTCTCTATACAATTTTTCATCTGAGAACTACTTGTAGAATACGTTAAGCCTATTTTAAATCTTGCTCGTCTTATTCCTCTTTTGGAATAGTTTATTATCGCTTCTTTTGACATAATTGCATTTGGAACATAAATCAATTCTTTTTCAAAAGTCCTGATTCTAGTACTTCTAAAAGAAATGTCTTCAACTATGCCTTCTATTCCATTGCAATTTATCCAATCATCGATATCAAATGGTTTATCTAATAAAATTATTATTCCGCCCAAAAGATTTGATAAAGTATCCTGCGCTGCAAGCGCTATAGCAACTCCACCTATTCCAAGACCTGCAATAATTGTATCCATTGAATACCCAAACAATTCTGCTATAGCACTTGATGCTATAACTATAACTATAAATCTCAGTATTTTAACCACAAACGGCTCTAATATTTTGCTGGCTTGAATTTGAGCTACTCCAGTAATTTTGTCAAATAAAATTGAATTTTGTCCGATAACCCTATAAAAACCTGATGCTATTTCAATTATAATCATGGATTTTATAAGTTTAAGTATAAAGCTCTCACTTGCTTTGAATTCGGATATAGCCTGTGCCTCCTTTATATATGCCAAAGCTATATAGAATCCTATAAAAACAATAATTCTGCCAATTGGCACTTTAAAGTTTTCCCAAAATCTCTTTCCAGTAGTTGTCTTAGCTTTATCTAATCCTTTATATACCTGCGGATATATAATTCCATTAAATATTCTTCTTAGTATTAAAAATAATAAAATTATTATTGCTACAGTAAGCCACCCACTATAGTCTTCTCCAATATAACCCTCGAAAAAATTATTTATAATTTTAAACATTTCGCTACTCCCCTCTGTTTACAATTACAACTCCAGCACTAACAAAAAGCAAAGCTACTATTATCATTTTATTAAATGATTCTCCAGTTAGAAATACAAGTGACAGCAAACTGCCAAAAACAGGAATTAAAAATTTGTACATAGTAACATTGCCAGCTTTATTATATTTTAAAAGTGAATACCAAAGTCCAAATGCTGCTGCCGATAGAAACGATGCGTATATTAGTAGCAATGTCACTCCAGAACTAAATACAAGTCCCTCGTAACCTTTAGCACTAACTCCAATTATTAGTAAAATTGAAGATCCTATAAGCATTTGCCACGCAGTCAACACAAATGGCTTTATATCTTTTGACATTCTCTTTGCCATTATTGTTCCAACTGCACTTACTAAACCACTTATAAGCAAAAATCCTTCTCCCATAAAATTAAAATCCAATCCTCCAAAATCTCCATCTAAATTCATGACTAATATACCACAAAAACCTAATGTTAAACCAGCTATTTTTTTCCAACTAAGTGAATCATTATGATTGTAAAAATGAGCTAATATTATAACAAAAAATGTTCCACTAGATGCTAATATAGCACTCTTTACTCCAGTTGTATTTGCTATTCCTATATAGAAGAAAAAATACTGAAGTGTAGTCTGGACTATACCAAGTATCATTATATTTTTCTTATGCTTACCACTAATACTCAAACTTTGCTTTTGAATCATTTTTACAAATAATATAAGTAATATTGATGCCATAAAAAATCTTAACCCTGCAAAATATATTTTTCCAAATATATTTTCACTACCTAAATTCATCCAAATATAACTAGTTTTTAAAACAGGAAATGCACTTCCCCAAAGCAATGTGCAAAATACTCCTGTAATAAACACCCCTACTCTTGTACTAAACCACGAATTTTCTTTCATATACTTCTCTCCACTCCTACAAAAAATAAACAGGGTCTTCCCCTGTTTTTATATTTGTTAATAATTATATTATTTTTTTATTATAGTCAAATGATCATCATCATCTGGATGCAACAATTTAGCCATAATTATCACTCTGCCTACTTTTTCAACATCTATATCAACTAATGGATTATCGGAACCAAATTCAAGCTCCTTTCCAATCATGAATCTATTTATCAATTTAGTAACTTGTACAGAGTTTTTAAACGTCAACTCTGTTTCTATTATTTTATTATTGACTGTCCTATAAGATATTTTTTTAGCACCTTCAACATATATTCTAGAAACTTGATCATCTTTTAAAAGGTTCGTTATCGGACCATAATGAATAAGCTCATTTTCTAAATATTTATAAAGTGCAGTAAAAACTTTGTGTGATTCATCAGGAATAAAATTATCCTGCAAATATCGACCCATCTCTTTTTTTATAAATAAAACAGGATAGTATTTTCCATCATACAAATCTTTACTTTCTTCTTTTGCTCGTTTTTCTATGTAATTTAAACACCTCAAGTAAGTTACATAAAAGTCAACCTTTTCGCTAAGTTGTATTTTTGGCATACCCATAGAATCTCCCCCATGTCATTTTCTCCATTTTATCAAAAATTCATTAGTACTTTCAAGGCTTATATCCAATTTCATCATAATTTACTCAATGTTTTTGTACTTAAAAAAATAGAGTCTTGAATATATGTATCCAAGACTCTGTAAAATTATCTCTTTGAGAATTGTGGTGCACGACGTGCTTTTTTCAAACCGTATTTCTTTCTCTCCACCATTCTTGAATCACGAGTTAACATTCCTTCTTTTTTCAAGATAGGTCTTAATTCCTCGTCTACATTCAACAATGCACGAGCGATTCCGTGACGGATTGCTCCGGCTTGTCCTGTATATCCACCACCATGAACATTAACAAAAACATCATATTTACCTTCTGTATTTGTTATTGTTAAAGGCTCAAGTGCCTTAACTTTTAATGTTTCATAGTTGAAATATTCGTCTAAATCTCTTTTATTAATTACTACTTTACCAGAACCAGATACTAATCTAACTCTAGCTACAGATTTTTTTCTTCTACCAGTTCCACAAAATTGTACGTTAGCCATTACTCATCCTCCTCTGCTCAGAATATTATATTTCTAATAATTCAGGTTTTTGTGCTTCATGATTGTGCTCAGTTCCTCTGTATACTTTTAATTTAGTATACATTTTTCTACCTAAGCTGTTCTTTGGAAGCATTCCTTTAATAGCTAATTCCATAGCTTTTTCTGGTTTTTCTTCCATCAATCTTTTGTAAGGTATTTCTTTTAATCCACCAATGTGTCCTGTGTGGTATCTATAGTATTTCTGATCTAACTTCTTACCAGATAACTCTACCTTTTCTGCATTAATGATGATTACAAAATCTCCAGTATCAACGTGTGGAGTATAAGTTGGTTTATTCTTTCCTCTTAAAATCGAAGCAGCTTCACTTGCAATTCTACCTAATTTCTTACCTTCTGCATCTATGATATACCATTTTCTCTCGACTTCATGAGGCTTTGCCATAAATGTGCTCATTCATATTCCTCCTCTTTAAACAATTCTAACATATGATTTTATCGTAATGAAAATCCGGGGCTAGTGGCTTTCATCTTTTTTTCATACCTTGTAATTATAGTTGATAATGTGCTTACTGTCAAGGCTTTATCACCCTAAAATAAAAATAATTATTCTAATTTTCAAATGTATCGTAAAAAACCTTATTCAAGTACAATCCCCTAGCTGGAGCTGTATAGCCCAGTACCTCTCTATCTAAAGTTTCAAACGCTAAATCTATACATTCGATACTTTTTCTTCCCAATCCGATTTCTATTAGTGTACCCATTATTATTCGAACCATATTATATAAAAAACCATTTCCTCTAATATACATCGTATATTCATTGCCATACTTTTTCATTTCAATACTATGCACAATTCGCTCTGTAGTCTTCACACTACTTCCAGATGCCATAAAAGCTCCAAAATCATGTTTTCCCAAGAGTTTTTTTGTAGCTATAACCATTCTATCCAAATCCACGTCAGACGGCACATAAGCCGAATATCGATCTTTTAAAGGACTTCTTTGCTCTGAACAATAAAATCTGTAATAGTATTCTTTTCCCTTAGCACTATACCTTGCATGAAATCCTTCCTTTACCTCAGATGAATCATTTATGTAAATATCATCCGGCAATAAACTATTCAATGGATATTTCAATCTACTTCCTGGAATCGTAGATTCAATAGAGAATGTGGCTGTTTGATTTTTAGCATGTACTCCCTTATCCGTTCTTCCTGATCCATCTATTGTTATATTTTCGTTGAATAATCTATAAAGTGCTTTTTCGATTTCTCCCTGAACAGTCCTCAGAGAATCATCATTTTGTCTCTGCCAACCGTAAAATTCTGTTCCATCGTACTCTATTTGTATCTTATAATACTTTATCGGTTTCAATTCTTGTTCCACTTCCTCAATATATTAAATAACTTTATTTACTATTATAGCCACACAGTATAACGCCATAACCGCGCTCGCTATATAATCTTTCTTTTCAAAACTCAATTGCTTCATGCGTGTTCTACCTTCTCCACCATGATAACAGCGCGCTTCCATTGCCATAGCCAATTCATCTGCACGTCTGAAAGCACTTATGAACAGAGGTACTAATAATGGAATAAGGTTCTTTGCTCTTTTCATAAGGCCACCTGTTTCAAAATCAGCACCTCTAGCTTTTTGAGCTTTCATTATTTTATCTGTTTCTTCTAACAATGTAGGTATAAATCTAAGCGCAATAGTCATCATCATAGCCAATTCATGTGCTGGTACCCCTATTCGTTTCATAGGATTAAGCAGATGTTCTATCCCATCGGTCAAAGCAATTGGTGAAGTCGTCAATGTCAATAATGAAGTTCCCATTATAAGGAATATCAAACGAATTGCCATAAATCCTGCTTGATATAACCCTTCTTTTGTAATATTCAAAGGTCCTAATGATACTATAATTTCTCCTCTAGTCATAAAAACATTTATCAAAAAAGTAAATATAATTATAAATAATATTGGCTTTAATCCTTTAACTATAAACTTCACAGGTACCTTAGATGCCTTTATAACTCCAAATAACCCTAATCCTATAAATAAGTACGGTGTAAATGTATTTATTAAAAACAAACTTATTATAAATAAAAAAACAAATACAATTTTTGCTCTTGGATCAATTCTGTGAATTAGTGTATTACCTGGGTAATACTGCCCAATACTCATATTATTTAGCATACTCTTAACTCCTCAACTCGTCTATTATAATTTTCTTTGCTTCTTCTATGGTTATCGCACTATCATCTTTTATCTTCCCAAGTGACTTCAATTTAATCATTAATTTTTTTATTTGTGGAACCCCTAATCCTATTTTTTCAAGTTCTTCTGCTCTTTCAAAAATCTCTTTTGGTTTTCCTGACATGTAAACTTCTCCATGATACATTACTACAAGCCTGTTTACCAAGTTCGCCATATCTTCCATACTATGTGAAACAATTATTATAGTAAGTTTTTTCTTATCATATAATTCTTTTATCTGATTAAATATCTCATCTCTACCACGTGGATCTAGCCCTGCAGTTGGCTCATCTAATATCAATACACTAGGATTCATAGCCAAAACACCTGCGATAGCAACTCTTCTTTTTTGCCCACCACTTAATTCAAATGGTGACCTGTCTACCATAGTTTCATAGTCTAAACCAACAAGTTCCATAGATTCCCTAACTCTACTATTCACTTCATCTTCATTCAGTCCTAAATTTGTTGGTCCAAATGCTATATCCTTACCTATAGTTTCTTCAAACAGTTGATGTTCAGGATATTGAAATACTAAACCTATTTTCTTTCTTATATTTAAAAGTGTTTTCTTTTCTTTAAATAAATCTTCACCATCTACTAATATCGTTCCAGACGTAGGTTTAAGTAGTCCATTAAAGTGTTGTATCAATGTAGATTTTCCTGAGCCTGTATGCCCAATTAGGCCTACCAATTCAGAATCGCTTATTTCCAAATTA from Tissierellales bacterium includes:
- the rpsI gene encoding 30S ribosomal protein S9, giving the protein MANVQFCGTGRRKKSVARVRLVSGSGKVVINKRDLDEYFNYETLKVKALEPLTITNTEGKYDVFVNVHGGGYTGQAGAIRHGIARALLNVDEELRPILKKEGMLTRDSRMVERKKYGLKKARRAPQFSKR
- a CDS encoding energy-coupling factor transporter transmembrane protein EcfT; the encoded protein is MLNNMSIGQYYPGNTLIHRIDPRAKIVFVFLFIISLFLINTFTPYLFIGLGLFGVIKASKVPVKFIVKGLKPILFIIIFTFLINVFMTRGEIIVSLGPLNITKEGLYQAGFMAIRLIFLIMGTSLLTLTTSPIALTDGIEHLLNPMKRIGVPAHELAMMMTIALRFIPTLLEETDKIMKAQKARGADFETGGLMKRAKNLIPLLVPLFISAFRRADELAMAMEARCYHGGEGRTRMKQLSFEKKDYIASAVMALYCVAIIVNKVI
- a CDS encoding mechanosensitive ion channel family protein, with protein sequence MFKIINNFFEGYIGEDYSGWLTVAIIILLFLILRRIFNGIIYPQVYKGLDKAKTTTGKRFWENFKVPIGRIIVFIGFYIALAYIKEAQAISEFKASESFILKLIKSMIIIEIASGFYRVIGQNSILFDKITGVAQIQASKILEPFVVKILRFIVIVIASSAIAELFGYSMDTIIAGLGIGGVAIALAAQDTLSNLLGGIIILLDKPFDIDDWINCNGIEGIVEDISFRSTRIRTFEKELIYVPNAIMSKEAIINYSKRGIRRARFKIGLTYSTSSSQMKNCIEKIEEYLNTVNEIDRDTILVKFEGFNDSSLDILIMYFAKTSEYQKYMEVREEINLAIMDIVEKESLSMAFPSTSVYFETPLDTK
- a CDS encoding energy-coupling factor transporter ATPase; protein product: MSIEINDLNFIYNEGTPFERQALKNINLEISDSELVGLIGHTGSGKSTLIQHFNGLLKPTSGTILVDGEDLFKEKKTLLNIRKKIGLVFQYPEHQLFEETIGKDIAFGPTNLGLNEDEVNSRVRESMELVGLDYETMVDRSPFELSGGQKRRVAIAGVLAMNPSVLILDEPTAGLDPRGRDEIFNQIKELYDKKKLTIIIVSHSMEDMANLVNRLVVMYHGEVYMSGKPKEIFERAEELEKIGLGVPQIKKLMIKLKSLGKIKDDSAITIEEAKKIIIDELRS
- the truA gene encoding tRNA pseudouridine(38-40) synthase TruA gives rise to the protein MEQELKPIKYYKIQIEYDGTEFYGWQRQNDDSLRTVQGEIEKALYRLFNENITIDGSGRTDKGVHAKNQTATFSIESTIPGSRLKYPLNSLLPDDIYINDSSEVKEGFHARYSAKGKEYYYRFYCSEQRSPLKDRYSAYVPSDVDLDRMVIATKKLLGKHDFGAFMASGSSVKTTERIVHSIEMKKYGNEYTMYIRGNGFLYNMVRIIMGTLIEIGLGRKSIECIDLAFETLDREVLGYTAPARGLYLNKVFYDTFEN
- a CDS encoding DMT family transporter; this encodes MKENSWFSTRVGVFITGVFCTLLWGSAFPVLKTSYIWMNLGSENIFGKIYFAGLRFFMASILLILFVKMIQKQSLSISGKHKKNIMILGIVQTTLQYFFFYIGIANTTGVKSAILASSGTFFVIILAHFYNHNDSLSWKKIAGLTLGFCGILVMNLDGDFGGLDFNFMGEGFLLISGLVSAVGTIMAKRMSKDIKPFVLTAWQMLIGSSILLIIGVSAKGYEGLVFSSGVTLLLIYASFLSAAAFGLWYSLLKYNKAGNVTMYKFLIPVFGSLLSLVFLTGESFNKMIIVALLFVSAGVVIVNRGE
- the rplM gene encoding 50S ribosomal protein L13, whose protein sequence is MSTFMAKPHEVERKWYIIDAEGKKLGRIASEAASILRGKNKPTYTPHVDTGDFVIIINAEKVELSGKKLDQKYYRYHTGHIGGLKEIPYKRLMEEKPEKAMELAIKGMLPKNSLGRKMYTKLKVYRGTEHNHEAQKPELLEI
- a CDS encoding response regulator, which gives rise to MGKVIVIDRNPQIRKFIQNHLSELGFEVECFSHLDDSFSVLKTEYEKIGLILFEVSDVYYDNLDYFKEFPETDWHIPVIAMSSSNKKQVVIQTIQAGADDFILKPFNEEYFDEKVLLKLDKKTEKKEKVKTGININFNKYVQGELIKASKGKYPVGFLMIQLNHIKKEYIDEWSYYKIAQPVFKKLMDEFWDTDLGVQYGAHSLIGIFPFCDSEGILILEKKLKSAYKDYIKGNENMHGYNIDFTSVIYPQNGKNRSEILQNLIEKSIR